The Gossypium hirsutum isolate 1008001.06 chromosome D02, Gossypium_hirsutum_v2.1, whole genome shotgun sequence region ATATAGTACAAGTCTAGTAAAAGAATTTAACCAAACAGAATTAACTGCTACAATCCCAATGAAGAAATGAGGGACCCTGCCCCAAAatggaaaattatcattttagtctcTTGAAGTTTTTGAAATTATAAGTAGGTTTAACGGTAAAAATACTCTTTTCcccccaaaatgaaaaaaaatatcagTTTCTTTCctttaaagttataaaataacaagcatatacaaagataaaattatactttgacacctttaaaattttataatttagttttgaCCCACTAAAGATAAACTTCTGGCTTCGTCTTTGGCTATTATTTGGGTCagaactaaaattataaaatttgaaaaatgaaaggactaaaattggaaaattttaaaaatatagggactaattttgatcaaattaaagtataataccGAATCCATCACTTTcgaaaaatacagggactaatagtaaaatttaaccaaaaactGCGTGGAACCCataactgtttttcaaaaattacttTTCACTTTTTCTATTTTGCCCACTCCACCCCcgccccccaaaaaaaaaaagaaaaaactttctACTTATAGTCAACCACTAAACCCCGCCAACTAACCGTTATTAAACACATATTCCTCAATAAACCGCCAAACTATTAAAAGAATTAGAATCTATAAATGCTCATTAGTGGCTGACCCCTCCATTTTTTTTGCCTTTTTGGTCATAattcactattttttttttgaagtgaGAGTATAGAAGGATTTGTAAGTACCTTTTTGAAAGCTAAGCTTGTGTCGGTTACCTATGGAGAGCCCGATTCCGACGGATTTGAGTTCATCGGAAGTTTTGGGAGACTGTGAAgtggcggcggcggcggcggtgGTTAGGGAATTGATGGAAGTGATAGAGACCGTTGGATCTTACGCTGGATTTAGGAAGACTCAAAGGAAGGATTGCTTGAATTTAGTGAGGAGATTGAAGCTTTTGGTTCCATTGTTGGAGGAGATTAAAGATCAGGTCGGTAACCCATTGGGTGTTTCGGGTATGGATTCTCTGGTTAGTTTGAAGAAAGCATTGCTTGGAGCAAAGAAATTGTTGAAGAATTGTAACCATGGAAGCAAGATATATTTGGTAAATCACTTggttccaatttttttttcaattttttaatatattttgtgtTGATTTGATTGAGGAATTTTGCGTGTTTTGTTTGTGGAAATTATTAGGCAATGGAAAGTGAAGCAGTGCTGTCTAGATTTCATGGTGTTTATGATAAATTAAACCAAGCGCTTGATGGGATGCCTTATGATGAACTTGGAGTTTCAGTTGAAGTGAAAGAGCAAGTAATTTTTCacccttttcttttgtttttattcctTTCAACCCAGAATCTGCtgtctttgttcttttttttcttcatcttcttttgcTTCTATCTGGTTTCATAAATTGCTTTAGAAATTAACTTTGTAAGTATGGAATAACTGATAATTTCTGGGTTTACTTGTGAATTTTAACTGAAAACTCTAAATCAATCCATCTAACAAGAATCCAAACCCGAAATGACCTAAACCAGATCTAAAATGACCTCGAAATAATAGATGAAAGCACAGTTATTATAAGAGGACGAGAGTTTAAATGTGTATTATCTTTTGATTTAAAGGTGAGACAGTTTACGAATAGTTTAGAAATTGTACTAAGAAAATACAAGTCTGTTAACGAGTATGAGTCACATGATATGCAAATTATGCGCGGAATCTGTTAACTGAACTTAAAGTCACCGGAACTTAATCTATCTTGTCTGTAATTGTATTGTAACCTTAAAAAAAATGAGTTGAACTTGAAGTTAAGAACTTAAAATGGACGTGGCTCGAGAAGCGAGAGTCTCAAATTTGATTTGGCTCGAGCCTAAAACAACCCGAACTGAAAAgatttgaaaactttaaaattcGAACGATCTAAAACTAACTCGTCCTCTTGGATTTAGTTCTATATATGGGTTTAAGAGTTGCTAATTCTTGTTCTTTGTTTCACTTTGAGGTCTCTCTTGCTTAGTGTTTTCCAAAAGCAAGCATATATGTTCATGAAAGTATCCAAATATTCCCACTTTTTACCCTTTACATATTGTACTTTTTGGCTTTTAGGTTGAGCTAATGAGAATGCAACTTAAAAGGGCAAAGAGGCGAACAGATACACAAGATATGGAATTAGCAATGGATATGATGGTCGTTTTCTCGAAAACTGATGATCGAAATGCAGACATTGCTATACTCGAAAGACTAGCAAACAAGCTCGAGTTGCATACAATTGCGGATTTGAAAGCCGAAACTGCAGCTATCCGAAAACTTGTGAAACATAGAGGTGGACACAATGAAACCGTACAGCAAATCTTAGACCTTTTGGGAAAGTTCAAACTAATCGTGGGGATCGATGAGACCGTTTCGCTCGATGGTCCGATTTCGACGAGAACTCTTCGGAGGTGTCAATCTTCATTGATACCTAATGAATTTCTTTGCCCCATTACATTGGAGATTATGACAGATCCTGTTATTGTGGCAACTGGACAGGTAAGATAATATTGTTGGATATTGTTGATGTGTTTTTGGTTGTGGACTTGACCGGGTTCGGAGTTCGGGTGTGTTTGCAATATACACGTAAGATTCGGGGCATAAGAGGGAGTTTGTGCTCCAAAACAAGTTTCGATgcttaagtagatgatataagaGCTCGAGCTAGTTCAATGCGGTAAAGATGTAGGGACTATAAATATATGAGATAAAAGTCGTAAACCCTAAACCCGTAAAGTTAAAGTTTCCTTAGGCCTGAAGCTATTACAATTTGCTCGTAAATTTGGTTAAACCTTCTTACATGTTGCAAGAAAACTGATatgattgttgttgttgtttttgaaGACCTACGAAAGAGAAAGTATTACAAAGTGGCTAAACTCGAACCATCGAACCTGTCCAAAGACTGGACAGACCTTGGATCACTTGTCTCTAGCACCAAATTTCGCACTCCGTAACCTTATTCTCCAATGGTGTGAGAAGAACAACTTTGAGCTGCCAAAGAAGGATACCTACCCGTCTTCCGATACCTATTCAGCCGACCTCATGGAAGAAATCTCCTTGTTGGTTAAAGATCTATCTTCAAGCCACCCAAACGTGAGACGAGACGCGGTCATGAAAATCCGAATGCTATCGAAAGAAAACCCGGAGAACCGAATTTCCATCGCCAACACAGGAGGAATCCCGGGTTTAGTTCAGCTATTGTACTATCCAGACTCCAAGATCCAAGAACACGCAGTCACTGCACTATTGAACTTATCAATTGATGAAACAAACAAAAGGCTCATTGCTAGAGAAGGTGCCATTAAAGCCATCATCGAGATCCTTCAAAACGGCACCGATGAAGCTCGAGAAAACTCCGCAGCGGCTTTATTCAGCTTATCGATGCTTAACGAAAACAAAATTCATGTGGGAAACTTCAATGGGATCCCACCATTAGTAAGCCTTCTTCAAAATGGTACCATCAGAGGCAAAAAAGATGCTGCCACTGCACTCTTTAACTTGTCTTTAAACCAAGCCAACAAGTCCAAAGCCATTAAAGCCGGCATTATCCCACCATTGCTTCGTTTGCTCGACGATAAGAACTTGGACATGGTCGATGAGGCGCTCTCAATCTTGTTGCTTCTCGTGTCACATCCTGAAGGACGGAATGAGATCGGACGGTTGTCGTTTGTTGAGACATTGGTGGGAATTATTAGGAGCGGGACACCGAAGAACAAAGAATGTGCCGTTTCAGTACTCTTGGAACTCGGGTTGAATAATTCGTCGCTTACATTGGCTGCACTTCAGTTCGGTGTTTATGAACCGTTGAGAGAGATCGCCATTAATGGGACAAATCGAGCTCAAAGGAAAGCTAATTCATTGTTGCAGCATATGAGTAAGTGTGAACATATTCCTTGAAACTTTCTTCAAATGGTTCCTAAATTGTCTCTGCAAACTGTAAGTTTACGCCCAAGTAAATGTTATTCCCTGTGTAAAACAAGCTCCATTGCAGTATTTTTTTAACCGGTCACTTTGCTAGTCATATTGGGATTTGAATAATTCTCGAGTTGACTTGGTTTGGACACAAAATTAGAAGTGTTCATGCGCTAAATCGAGACCCAATTAAATATTAGGCTAAGTCCAAAGGTTTGCTTGAAATTTGAGAGTATTTAGACGAAAAATgggtttaaacaaaaaaataggcCCGCTTAAAATATGAGTTGGCTTGAACATTTAAGGTCTAAGCTTGACCCGGCTCAGCCTGTTTCAAAGTTTAtaacatattatattatattatatatatttttatattatataatttataacacatttaaaaattaaatcaaatacattgtattataatgtaaacattaaaaaaattgttaatacctatatatgaaattttaataaacgaaaaaatggataaaattattaaatattaaattaaaaataatataaatatatattttttaaatttaaaaaataatatgagcggGTTTAAAATAAGTTTGAATTACTCATTCACAAATATGGGTGAGTTTGAGgaaaattttaagcttatatTTCAGGTTGAGTCAAGCTTGAGGGAGCGTGAATGTGTTAATATAATGTTTTAAGCCTGGCTCGGCTCATAAATATCTCTACTCAATTTCAAAAGTTTTAGTCTCTATCCCGAGCCTACCCGACCGAATGACTcgttttactattaaaaataaaaatttcattaaatttaattataaaaatataaattttaatataaaattatttttatactttttattatttttatgtaaaatgggTCGGGCTGactcaaaattgaaaaaatatataaactcaaGTTTGGCCCATGAACACCTTTAGACAAAActcttttaatgttattttttccATTcacaaaattaactcttttaatgttattttttcgattcacaaaattttaaaaaatttgaattattttgattCCAATTAATTATGGATTTAAGTTATTTTAGGTTTAGATTATTTCgagtttaaagtattttaaattcATTCGGTTATTTAAGTCTGAGACTCAATTTTTTCAAGTCAAATCATTACGAATCGAATTATTGTAACTTCCGATCACTTCAAATTTAAATCATTTCAATTTCAAATAATTCCGAGATCAAATCATTTCGAATTTAGCTTGAATGGTTAAGATTGTCAATTTTTTTacgaataaataaaatttggatcGAATTTCTAAATTCGGGTCAGAGTCCTAAACTATAAAACTGGACTGAATCCAAACAAAGTTTAAGCCCATTTCAAGAAAGAAGCCCAAGAAAAAGATACCATTTTCTAACGAAACGTGGCACACTACTATTAGTTACATGACAAAAATTGTTGTTTGgagagaaagaaaatagaatatCCCAAATTTCCACTTTTTCTTTACGGTCTGTCTCTCCGTCTCTCTCTTGTTTCACAAGACAAAAAAGCGCTCTGTTCAGTAAGAAATTAGAATCCCCAATTTTCATTTCCCAGGATTCTTTACTTatagagaaggaaaagaaaggaagggaaattatttttattttcgtattcatcaaaatttttctagggttagggtttttgattgATCTGAAAGAGGGAAGATATGGGTGCGGAAGGGGATTCGAGTGAGTCACGACCCATTGGCAATGTAGGAGAAAAAGAAGAGGCAGTGACGGTTAATATCCGCTGCTCGAACGGTACAAAATTTACGGTGAGGACCAACCTTGAATCAACCGTTGGATCTTTCAAAGCTCTTTTGGCTCAGAATTGTGATATCCCAGCTGATCAGCAACGATTGATTTATAAAGGGCGAATATTGAAAGATGACCAAACCCTTCAAAGTTATGGTAATAAGTTTTAATTGATTTTagaattttgtttgtttttttcttgatgatttttttttgggtttattttttaatctttggTATTTAGAGAAATATTGAAAACGGtgaaatttcttaaaaaattaaaaagggtaCTGGTAAAAAGTTTTGATTGTATTAATAAAATGCTTGATTTTCTTAATTAGAGTATTTAGGAATTAGACTGTTTTTGATTAAGGCATTTGGATATAAATGTTATGTATGTGATGCTTACTTTAGAAGATAAATCTATTTCATAGGAGGGGGTAAAAGTACCACAGCGTCTCCTGTACTAAGAGTCtgattatatttttcttattagtCCTCGTAGGTTCAATCAAAGAGCAAAAtagtctttttgttaaaaatttcatccatttttactgttaaaaattggcaCACCAAGTGTAACTCCGGTTATTCAGtagaaattgatgaaaattttaactgaaAGGATTAGTTTGCTCTTTGGTTTAATGTACAATtactaatttgcttattttttaagtaaaggggggcaaaatgcaatttgacttttAGTACAAAGGCCTTTATGGTGCTTTTACCCATGGGAGGGTTAAGTAAATTTGTAATATGTGAACCTAAATTTATGCTGAAGTATTTCACTTTTTTTAATCCTTATTGAAGGTTTGCAAGCTGATCATACGGTCCACATGGTCCGTGGTTCCGCCCCGTCTTCGTCTACACCTCCTTCTGCAGCTACCACAAATGTTGCAACTCCTAATACAACACCTGGGGTCACGCTTGGTGTTGGTTCTAACGACAATGCTGGCCTGGGAGCATCGTTATTCACTGGACTCAATCCACTCGGTAGCAATGGAGGTTTCGGTTTGTTTGAATCCGGACTTCCTGAATTTGAACAAGTACAGCAACAGCTAACTCAAAATCCTCAAGCGATGAGGGAAATAATGAATACACCTGCTATTCAAAGTTTGATGAATAACCCGGAGTTAATGCGCACTTTGATTATGAGCAATCCCCAAATGCGTGAAATAATTGATCGGAACCCTGAACTTGGGCATATACTTAACGATCCTAGCACTCTTCGGCAAATGTTGGAAACTGCAAGGAATCCTGAACTCATGCGTGAAATGATGCGAAATACTGATAGGGCCATGAGTAATATTGAATCCTCTCCTGAGGGATTTAACATGCTTAGGCGTATGTATGAAAACGTTCAGGAGCCGTTTTTGAATGCTACGACTATGGCTGGAAGTAATGTAGatagtccaggtttgaacccttTCGCAGCCCTATTGGGCAATCAAGGTAATTCTCAAGCTCGAGATTCACCAAACAACACTTCTACTACTGATTCCGAAACTACCCCAAATACGAATCCTCTTCCTAACCCTTGGAGCAACAATGCTGGTGGTGGTAAGGTTCAGCCTTCTTTACTTCATTGAAGCATGATCCCAAAAGCTGTCGGTCTTAAGTAATTTCGGTAACATGCACTTGAATATTGATCAATGCTTAAACTATAATGACATTATACTGAGCTTATTCAGTTGTGTGATGAATGTTTTgattaagaattaatttaagtatAGGTTGCTGCCCGTGTTTAATGTTGCGTGATTagtaattatatattttcttttgacATTTTGCAATATGAATGAGGGATTCTTTCTTTTTAGCCATTGAGTGAAGAATTTGTTCTTATTTAGAAATTTTGCATGGTGAA contains the following coding sequences:
- the LOC107908613 gene encoding ubiquitin domain-containing protein DSK2a; protein product: MGAEGDSSESRPIGNVGEKEEAVTVNIRCSNGTKFTVRTNLESTVGSFKALLAQNCDIPADQQRLIYKGRILKDDQTLQSYGLQADHTVHMVRGSAPSSSTPPSAATTNVATPNTTPGVTLGVGSNDNAGLGASLFTGLNPLGSNGGFGLFESGLPEFEQVQQQLTQNPQAMREIMNTPAIQSLMNNPELMRTLIMSNPQMREIIDRNPELGHILNDPSTLRQMLETARNPELMREMMRNTDRAMSNIESSPEGFNMLRRMYENVQEPFLNATTMAGSNVDSPGLNPFAALLGNQGNSQARDSPNNTSTTDSETTPNTNPLPNPWSNNAGGGAAQTNTAARSNPATDARTPGIGGLGGLGLPDMPPMLNGMPDASQLTQLLQNPAISEMMRSVASNPQYMNQIMNLNPQLRGMFDSNPQLREMMQNPEVLRQMFSPETMQQMLTLQQSLLSQLNRQQSTQDSTRSSTTRGAPGTPSLDLLMNMFGGLGAGSLSVPNQPNVPPEELYATQLSQLREMGFYDTEENIRALRATSGNVHAAVERLLGNPGQ
- the LOC107908614 gene encoding U-box domain-containing protein 15, giving the protein MESPIPTDLSSSEVLGDCEVAAAAAVVRELMEVIETVGSYAGFRKTQRKDCLNLVRRLKLLVPLLEEIKDQVGNPLGVSGMDSLVSLKKALLGAKKLLKNCNHGSKIYLAMESEAVLSRFHGVYDKLNQALDGMPYDELGVSVEVKEQVELMRMQLKRAKRRTDTQDMELAMDMMVVFSKTDDRNADIAILERLANKLELHTIADLKAETAAIRKLVKHRGGHNETVQQILDLLGKFKLIVGIDETVSLDGPISTRTLRRCQSSLIPNEFLCPITLEIMTDPVIVATGQTYERESITKWLNSNHRTCPKTGQTLDHLSLAPNFALRNLILQWCEKNNFELPKKDTYPSSDTYSADLMEEISLLVKDLSSSHPNVRRDAVMKIRMLSKENPENRISIANTGGIPGLVQLLYYPDSKIQEHAVTALLNLSIDETNKRLIAREGAIKAIIEILQNGTDEARENSAAALFSLSMLNENKIHVGNFNGIPPLVSLLQNGTIRGKKDAATALFNLSLNQANKSKAIKAGIIPPLLRLLDDKNLDMVDEALSILLLLVSHPEGRNEIGRLSFVETLVGIIRSGTPKNKECAVSVLLELGLNNSSLTLAALQFGVYEPLREIAINGTNRAQRKANSLLQHMSKCEHIP